The sequence below is a genomic window from Pelmatolapia mariae isolate MD_Pm_ZW linkage group LG9, Pm_UMD_F_2, whole genome shotgun sequence.
AAAGCAGCTTTTAAAGGTCGTGTGTGGGTTTAACTTTTTAATCATCTTTTTCAGATTTGAACAAATCGTTTTTATACATTTGAGTCATGTGACTGACAGTCCAGAGTCGACTGCTTTTGTTTCTGCAGACAGTGAACTAACACCACACACTCGACTTTCCTTTGGATCCTGGATCCTTAAATTTGCTGTTAGATTTTAGATTAtattgaacatttgaaagaGCCTCTTTGTTTCAGGAGGTCTCAGTGAACCTGGACCCTGTGATGCTGGAGGTGCTGCAGGAAGCTCGATGGATGACCAAACTGGGCGTGAGCGTGCCAAAGGTCATCCAGAAGATGACCTCCAGGGAACCAGAGCTCAGAGATTTGTACAGCCGGTGAGAGCAGCTGTTCACTCCAGATGTGTGGCGAGGCCAAAGCTTCCAGCTGTGGGCGCATCAGCAGCTCATTCTGTGATGTTCTCACTCAAATCGATCACATGAATGTCTTTTCTTTGGtttgtagtttttgttgttACTTCACTCTGTGCTGGATAGAAAAGCTCGCAGAAACAAGGTGCCGCAGCCTCTTGATTAAACGACATCATGATTTATTTTCTCTGTGATGTTTCTGCGACGTTACTCTTCTCGTCTCAGACTCTTGTCTTCATCTCTTCTTCACTTTGGTaaacttgtgttttctttgatgGTGCTGACTCTGGTCCAGGCTGCTGGAGATGCTCCAGGACTACAGCTCTGTGGTGGGCAGGGTCCCgcctctcctcctccccctcatGCAGCCCTTCATTGGCCGTGTGGAGGCAGCTCTCTCCCCTGGGCTCACCTCACTGTCCTGGACTGCTCTCAACACTGAGCGGTGTAAGGACGGACAGCTTCCTGTCTCATTGTTGCTGTGCTAATATACAAAGAAAGGACATCAGATTTATAAGCATTCGTCAATGATTCCCTTCCACTCTGTGTCAGTCCTGCAGAATGTGTATGTGGCTCTCAAAGAACTGGAGCTGGTGGCCAAAATGGCGACAGACCTGTTGGACTGTCGCATCGGCCGGCTGTTTCAGGCCATGTCGTCCTGCCGTCTGCTGGTCCTTCCTGAAGACTCGTCTGTGTCGGTGCAGGACCTACTGTTACAGACAGAAAGCTTGGTCCGAGCTGCTGCTGTCACCCTGAGCTGGTAACactgacagtaacactgacagcaaaactgacagtaacactaacagtaacagtaacactgacagcaacactaacagtaacactgacagtaacactgacagtgacactgacagcaaaactgacagtaacactgacagcaacactgactgcaaaactgacagtaacactaacagcaacactgacagcaaaactgacagtaacactgacagtaacactgacagcaacactgacagcaacactgacagtaacactaacagtaacactgacagcaacactgacagcaagactgacagtaacactgacagtaacactgacagcaacactgactgcaaaactgacagtaacactaacagcaacactgacagcaaaactgacagtaacactgacagtaacactgacagcaacactgacagcaacactgacagtaacactaacagtaacactgacagcaacactgacagcaaaactgacagcaacactgacagtaacactgacagcaacactgacagcaacactgacagcaacactaacagtaacactgacagcaacactGACAGCAAGACTGACAGCAAAactgacagtaacactgacagcaacactgactgcaaaactgacagtaacactaacagcaacactgacagcaaaactgacagtaacactgacagtaCCACtaacagtaacactgacagcaaaactgacagtaacactaacagtaacactgacagcaacactgacagcaacactGACAGTACCACtaacagtaacactgacagtaacactgacagcaacactgacagcaacactAACAGTAACACtaacagtaacactgacagcaacactGACAGTACCACtaacagtaacactgacagcaacactgacagcaacactgacagcaacactAACAGTAACACtaacagtaacactgacagcaacactGACAGCAAGACTGACAGCAAAactgacagtaacactgacagcaacactgactgcaaaactgacagtaacactaacagcaacactgacagcaacactgacagcaacactgacagtaacactgacagcaacactgacagtaacactgacagcaaaacTGATGGTAACACTGACAGTAACACTAGCAGTAACACTGACGGCAACACTGACAGCAAAACTGACAGTAACATtaacagtaacactgacagtaacactgacagtaacactgacagcaacactGACGGCAACACTGACGGTAACACTGACAGTAACACTAGCAGTAACACTGACGGCAACACTGACAGCAAAACTGACAGTAACATtaacagtaacactgacagtaacactgacTGCAAAACTGACAGTCACACTGACAGTGACACTGACAGTAACACTGATAGTAGCACtaacagtaacactgacagtaacactgacagtaacactgacagcaaaactgacagtaacactaacagtaacactgacagtaacactgacagcagcacTGACTGCAAAACTGACAGTCACACTGACAGTGACACTGACAGTAACACTGAGAGCAACAgtgacagtaacactgacagcaacactgacagtaacactgacagcaacactaacagtaacactgacagcaacactgacagcaacactGACAGTACCACtaacagtaacactgacagtaaCACTAACAGCAACACTGACAGTAACACTTACAGTAACACTtacagtaacactgacagcaacagTGATAGTAACACTGACAGTACCACtaacagtaacactgacagtaacactgacagtaaCACTGAGAGCAACAgtgacagtaacactgacagcaacactgacagtaacactgacagcaacactgacagcaaaactgacagtaacactaacagaaacactgacagcaacactgacagtaacactgacagcaacactgacagcaaaactgacagtaacactgacagtaaCACTGATAGTAACGctgacagtaacactgacagtaacactgacagcaacactgacagcaaaactgacagtaacactaacagtaacactgacagtaacactgacagcaacactgacggcaacactgacagcaacactGACTGCAAAACTGACGGTAACACTGACAGTAACACTAGCAGTAACACTGACGGCAACACTGACAGCAAAACTGACAGTAACATtaacagtaacactgacagtaacactgacagtaacactgacagcaacactGAGAGCAACAgtgacagtaacactgacagcaacactgacagtaacactgacagcaacactaacagtaacactgacagcaacactGACAGTACCACtaacagtaacactgacagtaaCACTAACAGCAACACTGACAGTAACAGTTACAGTAACACTtacagtaacactgacagcaacagTGATAGTAACACTGACAGTACCACtaacagtaacactgacagtaCCACTGACAGTAACACTGAGAGCAACAgtgacagtaacactgacagcaacactgacagtaacactgacagcaacactgacagcaaaactgacagtaacactaacagtaacactgacagcaacactgacagtaacactgacagcaacactgacagcaaaactgacagtaacactgacagtaaCACTGATAGTAACGctgacagtaacactgacagtaacactgacagcaacactgacagcaaaactgacagtaacactaacagtaacactgacagtaacactaacagtaacactgacagtaacactgacagcaacactgacggcaacactgacagcaacactGACTGCAAAACTGACGGTAACACTGACAGTAACACTAGCAGTAACACTGACGGCAACACTGACAGCAAAACTGACAGTAACATtaacagtaacactgacagtaacactgacagtaacactgacTGCAAAACTGACAGTCACACTGACAGTGACactgacagtaacactgacagtaacactaacagtaacactgacagtaacactgacagtaacactgacagcaaaactgacagtaacactaacagtaacactgacagtaacactgacagcaacactGACTGCAAAACTGACAGTCACACTGACAGTGACactgacagtaacactgacagtaaCACTGAGAGCAACAgtgacagtaacactgacagcaacactgacagtaacactgacagcaacactaacagtaacactgacagcaacactgacagcaacactGACAGTACCACtaacagtaacactgacagtaaCACTAACAGCAACACTGACAGTAACACTTACAGTAACACTtacagtaacactgacagcaacagTGATAGTAACACTGACAGTACCactgacagtaacactgacagtaacactgacagtaacactgacagcaacactgacagtaacactgacagcaacactgacagcaaaactgacagcaacactgacagtaacactgacagcaacactgacagtaacactgacagcaacactGATAGCAAAactgacagtaacactgacagtaaTACTGATAGTAACGCTGACAGCAACACTGACAGCAAAACTGACAGTAACACtaacagtaacactgacagcaacactGACAGCAAAACTGACAGTAACACTAACAGTAACACTAACAGTAACACtaacagtaacactgacagtaacactaacagcaacactgacagcaacactgacagtaacacttacagtaacactgacagcaacagTGAtagtaacactgacagcaacagTGAtagtaacactgacagcaacactGACAGCAAAACTGACAGTAACACTGATAGCAACAGTGACAGTAACACTGAGAGCAAAACTGACAGTAACACtaacagtaacactgacagcaaaacTGACAGTAACACAGACACGTGAAAAGCTGCATTTAAATAACATGAGTCACAGTCCTACAGCTGTGTCGAGCCGCTCACCCACTGCTGTAAATATTCAGCTGTTAAACTGtgacacagaaaaataaagaacttgGTGATGATAAAGTCAGAGGAAAGACTCCcacaaacaaatgaaagcaACAAGCAGAGGTTCAGCTGTAGGAAAACCCATATTTACATATATTAATCATCAGGCTCAGCAGAAGATGTGAGATTACAAGTAAAGTGAATGTGACAATATTCAGACACAAAACTGTGACTTCTGTGATGTTTGCGATGGTTTCTCTTTACTGACATGAGGTTAGTGCATCGCACAGATACCTGCCTATTACTGCTGAGTAGCCAATCCTGGAGCTCAGCCTTGATGGACGGTGTGTTACCACAGCAACCTCACAGCAGTCGTATTGTTGGTCAgataatgtcattaaaaatgctccaaaaggctccaacagTACAGACGTGGTCCAGAGCTCCAGTTCAGGGACTCCAAAGAGGCCACACCCCTTATAATGTCAACTTTAAACCTTAATGATCTTTAGACACCAAACAGtttgtatcaggctgtaaacatgtttattttaacatgggagtctatggggactgagtcagtgctgcctctgctggtcgttagaggaactgcagctttggtcttgctggtctgtgtgtgtccatcacactgtgtctgtgtgcaggcAGAGTCAGCAGGTGGAGAGATACGTGTACGAACTGATCGAGGAGCtgaagaggaagatgaagacTGTGGAGACTGTTAATCTCCaggtctctcacacacacacacacacacacacacacacacacacacacacacacacacacacacacacacacacactcattcatcTCTGCTCGTCGTCCTCAGGGGTCTTTTAAGTGTCTCCATCCTGACTCCAAACATCAGACTCGCTGTCTGTCGTGTCTCCCTTGTCGTTTCTACAACCTGATTGGTCAGCTCTGTTACCGCAGCACTGAAGCTCTGGTCAAAGGTCAGCCTCCCTTTCTACCACGTCTCTTTGTGTCCTGTTTAGTCCTTACTGCCATCgtactcttcttcttctgtcctcCTTCTTCCTTCTGTTCAGTCTGACCTTCCACAGAAACACATTTGCTCTGTTTTAACCAACAAATCCTCTTACAAGCCGTCTGAGCTTGGACTGTTTTCTCTCAGCCACCAGATCCTCCTTGGAGGACCTGAGGAGGAGACTTCATGTCTCCAAACAACAGCCACACTTTTCCTCCTCCTTGGTGTCTTCCTCCAGCAGTGCccagccagctcctcctcctcctctcctcacaACCTCCATCCAGCTTGCAATCCCCAACATGGTCCTCAGACCCAGTCTGGATGACATTCAGGTATTTCTGTGTCCAGCTGTGAGCAGATGTGACCCTCAGTAACATTTTGGAAGTTCTCATGTGTCGGCAGGTCCACCGTCTGGTTTTACAGCAGGACGTCACACAGGACTGGCCTTGGAGATAATGTCATGTTCATGCACCTGTCAGTCACTGTTGTCAGTCACTGCTGTCAGTCACTGTTGTCAGTCACTGTTGTCAGTCACTGCTGTCATTCACTGCTGTCAGTCACTGTTGTCAGTCACTGCTGTCATTCACTGCTGTCAGTCACTGTTGTCAGTCACTGTTGTCAGTCACTGTTGTCAGTCACTGTTGTCAGTCACtgctgtcagtcactgctgtcagtcactgctgtCAGTCACTGTTGTCAGTCACTGTTGTCAGTCACTGCTGTCATTCACTGTTGTCAGTCACTGTTGTCAGTCACtgctgtcagtcactgctgtcagtcactgttgtcagtcactgctgtcagtcactgttgtcagtcactgctgtcagtcactgctgtcagtcactgttgtcagtcactgctgtcagtcactgctgtcagtcactgctgtcagtcactgttgtcagtcactgctgtcagtcactgctgtCAGTTACTCAGCCTGTGTGTCCTTCTCATGTCTCAGTCTGTGGTGAATAAGCTGGTGGGCGTCGTGCTGTCTGTGACCAAAGACGTCCCTCTGTGGACTTACTCTCACCTGCAgtacaaacagcagcaggtaCGCTCATCTGACTCATCCTGCTTTAAAATCACCTGATAGCAGGCAGCCAATCGCACTCCAGCTTCATCCCGCCcctctttctgtttctcaggtGGAGCAGGCGGCGGGTCGTAGTGGAGGAGAGGACGTGGCAGTGAAGCCAGTGGTGCTGCGAGCGCTGGACAGACAGCTGGCTGAACACAAAGACATCAGCAGGTCAGTAAAACAGCAGAGACACGACatataatacaatacaattttatttatatagcacgttTAAAAAACCACAGGtatgccaaagtgcttcacagaatgAGTTAAAAGCAATAATGAATACAAAtataaagcacaaaaatacaaaatacaaataaaatatgctAACACGCGGGTGACATAACTATGATGTTTCTCTGGCTGAGACGCTGTGGACACGCAGAGATCACACAATCAGACCTGCAGCTGACGTCCTTCATGTCTTtgactgaaacacacagagtggGTCCTGTGGAGAAAGGTTCTGCAGTCCTTGCACAAAATCTCAAAGTGACCTGCGACAAATTCAGATGGTGCACAGAGGCTCAGCGGTTAGTGCTGCTGCACCACTGTAGGAGGGTCCTGGGCTTGAACCTGGACAGTGTTAGAGTGTCTGTGTCCTCAGTGCTGCCTGTTAGCACACTCTCATAAAGGAGACTTTAAACCACTTTTAggcttttgttatattttgtgcGATCAGGAGGAAAAACAATGAATGAAACTGATGTCACAGGCTgactttgtgttttggagtcCAGAACGgcatttttatttgaaaactAATGATGTTACAGTAAAGCTGAGGAAAGATAAATGCACCTGCTCTCAGAACGAACACGATCAGTTATTTGTTCAAAATTAAAAGCTGTGTGAGAAATTTGTATCAGGAGCAGAGAGCAGCTCAGAGAGCACATTTCCAAACTGGCTTCACTGTCCAGACTGATGCTGCTGCCTTTTCTGTGgatgaggagtgtgtgtgggagACCTGGGATCAGTTTCACACACGTGATCACATGACAGTCAGCCCATCAGTGCATgttctgatgatgatgatgatgatgatgatgtttggaGCAGGTTGGTGATGCAGCTCAGCTCCATCGTGTCGCACCTGAAAGCTCAGGCTGCCGAAACCCTGAATGACCTCGGCCACTTCTCCACCCTGTGGaaccaggtgtgtgtgtgtgtgtgtgtgttcaggttGGTCTTAGTGTTGTTGAGCTGCACTAACAGCTGGCTGTGTTTAGGACCCAGAGGAGCAGGTGCAGGCCTTCCTGCAGTCCGACCCCTCCCTGACGGAGTTCAGCGCTCAGATCTGTTTCTACTCTGTGAGTTGACTTCCTGTTACAGACACACCACTGAACATCACTGTGCTTTTACagcttattatatttttacctgAGTTATTagtaaacacacaaaatcaaacaaggaaacaaaagaaaagtgtttgcAGTGCAGCAGTAGTacttttataataaaaaaaatgtaaatatatcaCTGGAACAGCAGTCTGGGGTCATTAAAGGGCAGCTGGAGtcatgaacattttaaagtcataaatgttcaaaataaagttgttttcactttttaaaatgtttctattcccaagaaaaatgtaatttatcgTGTAATTCATTGTTTTCTCAGGGAACATTGGACATTCCTGCAGTTGCAGTTCAGTGGTAGTGCAGCAGGGGGCGCTGGATATTTTAGTTTCCACAGAGCCATCATTGCTaattagggctgggtatcgtcactgatttgaAGAatcgattcacaaggtcccaaatcgattcgatccacgatttgattcaatttgaatctgggaaattttgcctcagacagtcagaaatcttataattcagatcatgcatcagtacatttccatatttttatatctgtaaaaagaaagctgacatttgcgagactttatcaaaggtgtgagcatcacagcagatgcctttgtgtcaaagtaactgaggataaaacacagaaaaacatgaaggtgattttcctggcctgggattttataaaaatattgtgcaatagatcaaaaatgaaagaaaatcattaatcaacacatgaacattacctgatgctgctgaagtgaagcagagcaaagttacagaggtttgattataGACACAGCTgagcattttgcaattttgcataattttaaaaagtttaaatttgttctgaacagcagaaatgaggctttcttttcaGAAGTCagtaaaaggaagaaacagcggccaacagcgctgtaaacaacggtagatttgtgcgtaacaagcaagcgaataatgcagaaaacagatttttagacgggaaactgttcttgaagtacagagagagagagagagagagagagagctgtgcatgaggTGTGATTTTATCgaggtggaagcaaaacagtaaaagtcagagtgaattcatgacgatgtt
It includes:
- the LOC135933564 gene encoding serine-aspartate repeat-containing protein I-like — protein: TDSKTDGNTDSNTSSNTDGNTDSKTDSNINSNTDSNTDSNTDSNTDGNTDGNTDSNTSSNTDGNTDSKTDSNINSNTDSNTDCKTDSHTDSDTDSNTDSSTNSNTDSNTDSNTDSKTDSNTNSNTDSNTDSSTDCKTDSHTDSDTDSNTESNSDSNTDSNTDSNTDSNTNSNTDSNTDSNTDSTTNSNTDSNTNSNTDSNTYSNTYSNTDSNSDSNTDSTTNSNTDSNTDSNTESNSDSNTDSNTDSNTDSNTDSKTDSNTNRNTDSNTDSNTDSNTDSKTDSNTDSNTDSNADSNTDSNTDSNTDSKTDSNTNSNTDSNTDSNTDGNTDSNTDCKTDGNTDSNTSSNTDGNTDSKTDSNINSNTDSNTDSNTDSNTESNSDSNTDSNTDSNTDSNTNSNTDSNTDSTTNSNTDSNTNSNTDSNSYSNTYSNTDSNSDSNTDSTTNSNTDSTTDSNTESNSDSNTDSNTDSNTDSNTDSKTDSNTNSNTDSNTDSNTDSNTDSKTDSNTDSNTDSNADSNTDSNTDSNTDSKTDSNTNSNTDSNTNSNTDSNTDSNTDGNTDSNTDCKTDGNTDSNTSSNTDGNTDSKTDSNINSNTDSNTDSNTDCKTDSHTDSDTDSNTDSNTNSNTDSNTDSNTDSKTDSNTNSNTDSNTDSNTDCKTDSHTDSDTDSNTDSNTESNSDSNTDSNTDSNTDSNTNSNTDSNTDSNTDSTTNSNTDSNTNSNTDSNTYSNTYSNTDSNSDSNTDSTTDSNTDSNTDSNTDSNTDSNTDSNTDSKTDSNTDSNTDSNTDSNTDSNTDSKTDSNTDSNTDSNADSNTDSKTDSNTNSNTDSNTDSKTDSNTNSNTNSNTNSNTDSNTNSNTDSNTDSNTYSNTDSNSDSNTDSNSDSNTDSNTDSKTDSNTDSNSDSNTESKTDSNTNSNTDSKTDSNTDT